One window of Alteriqipengyuania lutimaris genomic DNA carries:
- a CDS encoding TlpA family protein disulfide reductase, whose product MSGCDREPDPAPQESERTGTGEAAATGEIDRSFAGELMPAANLVNPADEVLNLGALQGRPVLVNLWATWCAPCVKEMPLLDELAADYGGALNVVTVSQDMEGPAKVAAFFEENGLENLPQWIDPQLALGEAIGASTLPTTVLYDRQGQEVWRVTGDYDWASEEARAAIEEVVETPQVP is encoded by the coding sequence GTGAGCGGGTGCGATAGGGAGCCGGACCCGGCCCCGCAAGAGAGCGAGCGCACCGGCACCGGAGAGGCCGCCGCCACGGGCGAAATCGACCGCAGCTTCGCGGGCGAGCTGATGCCCGCCGCCAATCTCGTGAACCCGGCGGACGAGGTGCTCAATCTCGGCGCGTTGCAGGGGCGCCCGGTGCTCGTGAACCTGTGGGCCACGTGGTGCGCGCCGTGCGTAAAGGAAATGCCGCTGCTCGACGAGCTGGCGGCGGATTACGGCGGCGCGCTGAACGTGGTGACCGTCAGCCAGGATATGGAGGGCCCGGCCAAGGTCGCTGCCTTCTTCGAGGAAAACGGGCTGGAAAACCTGCCGCAATGGATCGACCCGCAGCTGGCGCTGGGCGAAGCGATCGGCGCATCGACGCTGCCGACGACCGTGCTCTACGACCGGCAGGGGCAGGAGGTGTGGCGCGTCACCGGCGACTACGACTGGGCGAGCGAAGAGGCGCGCGCGGCGATCGAGGAAGTGGTGGAAACGCCGCAGGTGCCCTAG
- the lysA gene encoding diaminopimelate decarboxylase, whose protein sequence is MDHFTTIDGILHAEQVPLPAIAEAVGTPVYVYSQTTLQRHARVFRDALSALDNPLTVFAVKANPNLAVLRVLQGEGFGADVVSGGELRRALAAGMAPDTIIFSGVGKTRAELELGLDTGIAQFNIESREEGRELAQLAAARGEQARAALRINPDVDAGTHEKISTGKAENKFGVPLHQAREVFRELAALDGLALHGLAIHIGSQLATLDPLEAAFEKIGVLLADLRADGHTIGRVDLGGGLGVAYKAGETYPSPAEYGAMVARVTKDWGVQLVFEPGRVIAGNAGVLLTRVIRVKAGLSAPFVIVDAAMNDLARPALYGAWHDFEAVAETSERTTANIVGPICESGDTFATNRDCPALVAGDLAVFRTAGAYGATMASSYNSRGFVPEVLVSGDKFAVVANRIDAGAIMDAERLPDWFA, encoded by the coding sequence ATGGATCATTTCACGACTATCGACGGCATCCTGCATGCCGAGCAGGTTCCGCTGCCCGCGATTGCCGAGGCGGTCGGCACGCCGGTCTACGTCTATTCGCAGACGACGCTGCAGCGCCATGCCAGGGTGTTTCGCGACGCATTGAGCGCGCTCGACAACCCGCTCACCGTCTTCGCGGTGAAGGCCAATCCGAACCTCGCGGTGCTGCGCGTGCTGCAGGGCGAAGGCTTCGGCGCCGACGTGGTCTCGGGCGGGGAACTGCGCCGCGCGCTGGCCGCAGGGATGGCGCCCGACACGATCATCTTCTCGGGCGTGGGCAAGACCCGCGCCGAGCTGGAGCTGGGGCTCGACACCGGGATCGCGCAGTTCAACATCGAATCGCGCGAGGAAGGCAGGGAGCTGGCGCAGCTGGCGGCGGCGCGCGGCGAACAGGCGCGCGCCGCCCTGCGGATCAACCCCGATGTCGATGCGGGTACGCACGAGAAGATCAGCACGGGCAAGGCGGAAAACAAGTTCGGCGTGCCGCTGCACCAGGCGCGCGAAGTCTTCCGCGAACTCGCCGCGCTCGATGGGCTCGCGCTGCATGGCCTCGCGATCCACATCGGCAGCCAGCTTGCCACGCTCGACCCGCTCGAGGCGGCGTTTGAGAAGATCGGCGTGCTGCTCGCCGATCTGCGCGCCGACGGCCACACGATCGGCCGCGTCGATCTCGGCGGCGGCCTCGGCGTGGCCTACAAGGCGGGCGAGACCTACCCCAGCCCCGCCGAATACGGAGCGATGGTCGCGCGGGTCACCAAGGACTGGGGCGTGCAGCTGGTGTTCGAGCCGGGGCGCGTGATCGCGGGCAATGCGGGCGTGCTACTGACGCGCGTGATCCGCGTGAAGGCAGGTCTCTCCGCCCCCTTCGTTATCGTCGATGCCGCGATGAACGACCTTGCGCGCCCTGCGCTCTATGGTGCGTGGCACGATTTCGAAGCGGTGGCGGAGACGAGCGAGCGCACCACCGCCAATATCGTCGGACCGATCTGCGAGTCGGGCGACACTTTCGCCACCAACCGCGATTGCCCTGCCCTCGTCGCAGGCGACCTCGCGGTGTTCCGCACCGCCGGCGCCTATGGCGCAACGATGGCATCGTCGTACAATTCGCGCGGTTTCGTGCCCGAAGTGCTGGTCAGCGGCGACAAGTTCGCGGTGGTCGCCAACCGGATCGACGCGGGCGCGATCATGGATGCCGAGCGCCTGCCGGACTGGTTCGCATGA
- the argH gene encoding argininosuccinate lyase, which produces MADRDTGTSSAGRGNAMWGGRFADGPSAIMREINASIPFDKALWRQDIAGSRAHVSMLAAQGILSAEDAQTIDDGLQAIAAEYERDGVPEDWDLEDIHMTVESRLTELVGPVAGRLHTARSRNDQVATDFKLWTREAIDEIDAGLAAVQAALVTRADEHAADIMPGFTHLQAAQPVTLGHHLMAYYEMLRRDRMRFASAKERLDECPLGAAALAGTGFDLDREATAKALGFARPTANSLDTVSDRDFAMDYLHAASIASIHLSRLAEEIIIWASQPFGFIRLPDSLSTGSSIMPQKKNPDAAELVRGHAGRIIGAATALSITMKGLPLAYAKDMQDDKPPVFEAHGLLVLSLASMEGMIAGAAFNTDRMLELASSGHATATDLADWLVREAGVPFREAHHITGAAVARADTKGCALAELTEEDLAAIDPRVTPQALSHLTLEGSVASRRSYGGTAPDRVREQVKAARDALRL; this is translated from the coding sequence ATGGCAGATCGAGACACGGGAACCTCCAGCGCAGGGCGCGGCAACGCGATGTGGGGCGGCCGCTTCGCCGACGGGCCTAGTGCCATCATGCGCGAAATCAATGCCTCGATCCCCTTCGACAAGGCGCTGTGGCGGCAGGATATCGCGGGCAGCCGCGCGCATGTGAGCATGCTGGCGGCGCAGGGCATCCTCTCCGCCGAGGATGCGCAGACCATCGACGATGGCCTGCAAGCGATCGCTGCCGAGTACGAGCGCGACGGCGTGCCCGAGGACTGGGACCTCGAAGACATCCACATGACGGTGGAATCGCGCCTGACCGAGCTGGTCGGCCCGGTCGCGGGGCGCCTGCACACCGCGCGCAGCCGCAACGACCAGGTTGCGACCGATTTCAAGCTGTGGACCCGCGAGGCCATCGACGAGATCGACGCCGGGCTCGCCGCGGTGCAGGCGGCGCTTGTCACGCGTGCCGACGAGCACGCGGCCGACATCATGCCCGGCTTCACCCATCTGCAGGCCGCACAGCCGGTCACGCTGGGCCACCACCTGATGGCCTATTACGAAATGCTGCGGCGCGACCGGATGCGGTTCGCGTCGGCGAAAGAGCGGCTCGACGAATGCCCGCTGGGCGCCGCCGCGCTGGCGGGCACCGGGTTCGACCTCGACCGCGAGGCGACCGCGAAGGCACTGGGCTTCGCACGCCCCACCGCCAACAGCCTCGACACGGTGTCCGACCGCGACTTCGCGATGGATTACCTCCACGCGGCCAGCATCGCGAGCATCCACCTCTCGCGGCTGGCGGAGGAAATCATCATCTGGGCGAGCCAGCCCTTCGGCTTCATCCGCCTGCCGGACAGCCTCTCCACCGGCAGCTCGATCATGCCGCAGAAGAAGAACCCCGACGCGGCCGAACTGGTGCGCGGCCATGCGGGCCGGATCATCGGCGCGGCGACCGCGCTTTCGATCACGATGAAGGGCCTGCCGCTCGCCTATGCGAAGGACATGCAGGACGACAAGCCGCCGGTGTTCGAGGCGCACGGCCTGCTGGTGCTCTCGCTGGCGAGCATGGAAGGGATGATCGCGGGTGCCGCGTTCAACACCGATCGCATGCTGGAGCTCGCGAGCAGCGGCCATGCCACCGCGACCGACCTCGCCGACTGGCTGGTGCGCGAGGCGGGCGTGCCCTTCCGCGAGGCGCACCACATCACCGGCGCGGCCGTGGCGCGCGCCGACACAAAGGGTTGCGCGCTGGCCGAGCTGACGGAGGAGGATCTCGCCGCGATCGACCCGCGCGTGACTCCGCAAGCGCTGAGCCACCTCACGCTGGAGGGATCGGTCGCCTCGCGCCGCAGCTATGGCGGGACCGCGCCCGATCGGGTACGCGAGCAGGTGAAGGCCGCGCGCGACGCGCTGCGCCTCTAA
- a CDS encoding lipoprotein, which produces MRKRFLPLASCIALAATLAACGQRAELAPPEGASLPPPAYGSEVRPTAEELLEPDVIAVPERDAELRTRSEEREDDPFDLPPE; this is translated from the coding sequence ATGCGCAAACGCTTCCTCCCCCTTGCCTCCTGCATCGCGCTCGCCGCGACTCTCGCCGCGTGCGGCCAGCGCGCCGAACTCGCCCCGCCCGAGGGCGCGAGCCTGCCGCCGCCCGCCTATGGCAGCGAGGTTCGCCCGACCGCCGAAGAACTCCTCGAACCCGATGTCATCGCGGTGCCCGAACGCGATGCAGAGCTGCGCACGCGTTCGGAAGAGCGCGAAGACGACCCGTTCGACCTCCCCCCGGAATAG
- a CDS encoding precorrin-2 dehydrogenase/sirohydrochlorin ferrochelatase family protein: protein MIATLPLFHKVAGTRIVVVGDGEMAAAKRRLVERAGAIPCAETEAHHAALAFVALEDEREAAAVRQNLKAKGLLVNVADKPDLCDFTTPSILDRDPLLIAIGTGGASAGLAKHVRLRLEAVLPQRLGELARKLAAGRDALRGALPDGDARRRAVDAALRSGGTLDVLGDTSADRVEQWLADPAAKSSARIETVVLRSDDPEDLTLRQARWLGEADTIYHAADIAPEILARARADAVRRPLENAPDMPEDGFAVILERA, encoded by the coding sequence ATGATCGCGACGCTGCCGCTGTTCCACAAGGTCGCGGGGACGCGGATCGTGGTGGTCGGCGACGGCGAGATGGCGGCGGCCAAGCGGCGGCTGGTGGAGCGCGCGGGGGCCATTCCCTGCGCCGAGACCGAAGCGCATCACGCAGCACTCGCCTTCGTGGCGCTGGAGGACGAGCGCGAGGCGGCGGCCGTGCGCCAGAACCTCAAGGCCAAGGGTCTGCTGGTCAATGTGGCGGACAAGCCGGACCTGTGCGATTTCACCACGCCGAGCATTCTCGATCGCGATCCGCTGCTGATCGCGATCGGCACCGGCGGCGCTTCGGCGGGGCTCGCCAAGCATGTCCGCCTGCGGCTGGAAGCGGTGCTGCCGCAGCGCCTCGGCGAACTGGCGCGCAAGCTTGCCGCGGGGCGGGATGCCTTGCGCGGCGCGCTGCCCGATGGCGACGCGCGTCGCCGCGCGGTGGACGCGGCATTGCGCAGTGGCGGCACGCTCGACGTTCTGGGCGACACATCGGCCGATCGGGTCGAGCAGTGGCTTGCCGATCCGGCTGCGAAATCATCCGCCCGGATCGAGACCGTCGTTTTGCGCAGCGACGACCCGGAAGACCTCACGCTGCGCCAGGCCCGCTGGCTGGGCGAGGCCGACACGATCTACCACGCCGCCGACATCGCCCCTGAAATCCTCGCCCGCGCGCGCGCCGATGCCGTGCGGCGTCCGCTCGAAAACGCGCCCGATATGCCCGAAGACGGCTTCGCGGTCATCCTCGAACGCGCCTGA
- a CDS encoding helix-turn-helix domain-containing protein, with protein sequence MLQAESRAAEPLHTDPHGAGPQYGTRCDAVGLPVAISLFADRRDTRAAMCADATLAGLRIAQDEGLAGLEGGPEDRRVLALGDIIAVDAPASDAPTLAMLGRLAERVARSGARLIVSTTIGALESVMIAAQAADPVLMVEPGRAERLVAFGEALADMIDGRVREMCEEDRLTVMRLVERVTSLAEKLDGLVGDDVPRDGSSAFAFGTGEQGMGALREHKQGERRPGGGGAPGLPDPRRVRATIRKRQLRARFLESSLFADPAWDILLDLTAARAEGRRVSVTSLCIASGVPPTTALRWIALMTDQGLLRREQDVADRRRAYIGLTDEAVEAMARYFDATGSCDCAGI encoded by the coding sequence ATGCTCCAGGCCGAGTCGCGCGCTGCCGAACCGCTCCACACCGATCCCCATGGTGCCGGTCCGCAATATGGCACCCGCTGCGACGCGGTGGGCCTGCCGGTGGCGATCTCGCTGTTCGCCGACCGCCGCGATACGCGTGCGGCGATGTGCGCCGACGCAACGCTGGCGGGGCTTCGCATTGCGCAGGACGAGGGGCTGGCCGGGCTCGAGGGCGGGCCCGAAGATAGGCGGGTGCTCGCCCTCGGCGATATCATCGCGGTCGATGCGCCCGCCAGCGACGCGCCCACGCTCGCGATGCTGGGGCGCCTCGCCGAACGGGTGGCGCGCTCGGGCGCGCGGCTGATCGTGTCGACCACCATCGGCGCGCTCGAATCCGTGATGATCGCGGCGCAGGCGGCCGATCCGGTTTTGATGGTCGAGCCGGGCCGGGCGGAGCGGCTGGTCGCTTTCGGCGAAGCGCTGGCCGACATGATCGATGGCCGGGTCCGCGAGATGTGCGAGGAGGACCGGCTCACGGTCATGCGCCTCGTCGAACGCGTGACGTCGCTGGCCGAGAAGCTCGACGGGCTGGTGGGCGACGACGTGCCGCGCGACGGCAGCAGCGCGTTCGCCTTCGGAACGGGCGAGCAGGGCATGGGCGCGCTGCGCGAGCACAAGCAGGGCGAGCGTAGGCCGGGCGGGGGCGGTGCGCCGGGCCTGCCCGATCCGCGCCGGGTACGCGCCACGATCCGCAAGCGGCAATTGCGCGCGCGCTTCCTCGAATCCTCGCTCTTCGCGGACCCGGCGTGGGACATCCTGCTCGACCTGACCGCCGCGCGGGCCGAGGGCCGCCGTGTCTCGGTCACATCGCTGTGTATCGCCAGCGGCGTGCCGCCGACCACCGCGCTGCGCTGGATCGCGCTGATGACCGATCAGGGCCTGCTTCGGCGCGAGCAGGACGTGGCCGACCGGCGACGCGCCTATATCGGCCTGACCGACGAGGCGGTCGAAGCGATGGCGCGGTATTTCGACGCGACGGGAAGCTGCGACTGCGCAGGCATCTGA